The following are from one region of the Francisella opportunistica genome:
- a CDS encoding LexA family protein produces the protein MFKYSRDLKPILKKIGMKQKELAEILGKSERTIKHWVAGVNSPAYDTHLKVMEILNIDESDFTNMSIKVPVLSYVQAGEFTLSSYEIDPIKYVNLPANLIPKNGFLLEVKGNSMNYDYSDKQKLDKKYAKYSLNEGETIIVDPNDKNIINLVGKVIVAKNSDGATVKLVYIENGKLCLMPLNSNFQNNDEIKQPYEAEIIGRVINVFRSF, from the coding sequence ATGTTTAAATATTCTAGAGATCTAAAACCTATTCTTAAAAAAATAGGAATGAAGCAAAAAGAATTAGCTGAAATATTAGGCAAAAGTGAAAGAACTATTAAACATTGGGTAGCTGGTGTTAATTCTCCAGCATATGATACACACTTAAAGGTAATGGAAATATTAAATATAGATGAGTCAGATTTTACTAATATGTCTATTAAAGTACCTGTATTGTCATATGTTCAGGCTGGAGAATTCACTCTTTCATCTTATGAAATAGATCCTATAAAATACGTGAATCTACCTGCTAACTTGATACCTAAGAATGGTTTCTTACTAGAAGTTAAAGGTAACAGTATGAACTACGATTATAGTGATAAACAAAAGCTTGATAAAAAATATGCTAAATACTCCTTAAATGAAGGAGAAACTATTATTGTTGATCCAAATGATAAAAATATAATCAATTTAGTTGGAAAAGTTATAGTTGCTAAAAACTCAGATGGAGCTACTGTTAAACTTGTATATATAGAAAATGGAAAATTATGTCTTATGCCTCTTAATTCAAATTTTCAAAATAATGATGAAATAAAACAACCTTATGAAGCTGAAATTATAGGCAGAGTTATTAATGTCTTTAGAAGTTTTTAA